A region from the Pelobates fuscus isolate aPelFus1 chromosome 1, aPelFus1.pri, whole genome shotgun sequence genome encodes:
- the LOC134585847 gene encoding olfactory receptor 4C6-like: MENISNIASNLELLGIVEMEGLQYLYSALSLAVYLFITLLSVMIVYAILKEESLHKPMYILICNLALNGIFGSSLFFPKLIADLLTSSKTVSRAGCLVQALCLLTFIYFEISTFTIMAYDQYFAASSPLQYVAFMTIENTVKLILSLSAFSFMSVLIGIILSARVPLCGTQIKNIFCDNMSIFILSCVDTSVNNLYGSIVTITFLMFTMGIIAFSYIKICITCVKVTNYSYKKAIYTLVTHLLNFSIFMVGALFIFVRFRLNSSKLPLFAHILLSVSVVIFPPLLNPLIYGLRTNALKIKMISCLQKMWSFV; encoded by the coding sequence ATGGAAAATATATCTAATATTGCATCCAACCTTGAGCTTCTTGGAATCGTGGAGATGGAAGGATTGCAGTATCTCTACAGTGCACTTTCCCTtgctgtatatttatttataacactatTAAGTGTCATGATTGTGTATGCAATTCTGAAGGAGGAAAGCCTCCATAAGCCCATGTACATTCTCATTTGCAACTTGGCTCTCAATGGGATATTTGGAAGCAGCTTATTTTTCCCAAAGCTAATTGCTGATCTCTTAACTTCATCGAAAACGGTGTCGCGTGCTGGCTGTCTCGTCCAAGCTCTTTGTCTTCTTACTTTCATTTATTTTGAAATATCAACTTTTACAATCATGGCATATGACCAATACTTTGCAGCGTCCTCTCCCCTTCAATATGTTGCTTTTATGACCATAGAGAATACAGTAAAGCTCATTTTGAGTTTGTCAGCCTTCTCTTTCATGTCTGTATTGATTGGCATAATTCTGTCTGCCAGAGTTCCTCTTTGTGGaacacaaataaagaatatattttgTGATAACATGTCCATTTTTATACTGTCATGTGTAGATACTTCTGTCAATAATCTCTATGGTAGCATTGTTACTATAACATTCTTAATGTTCACTATGGGAATAATCGCCTTTTCATATATCAAGATATGTATTACATGTGTTAAAGTGACCAACTATTCATATAAAAAAGCAATATACACATTAGTGACACATTTACTTAATTTCTCAATATTTATGGTGGGTGCTCTTTTCATTTTCGTTAGGTTTAGACTCAATAGCAGCAAACTCCCACTTTTTGCCCACATTCTACTCTCTGTTAGTGTTGTTATTTTTCCTCCACTTCTCAACCCTCTAATATATGGGTTAAGGACAAATGCATTAAAGATTAAAATGATTAGTTGTCTACAGAAAATGTGGTCTTTTGTATGA